Sequence from the Chloroflexota bacterium genome:
GCCAGCCCTCCCTATCGCGTCCGCACCGGAACGCGCGCCCTTGGTCGCATACGCCACTCCCGTTTGCGCTCCTCCCGCCCTAGTGCTACCATCTCCCCCAGCATGCTGACAGCCCATCGTCTCCCCTGCCCGTCCGTTACACACCTTGCCATGGTCATTGACCACGGACAAAAGGCATTGGGGGCGACCTAACAGCAGTTCAGCATAAGCGACGGGATTTCTGAAAGGCCTCCCCCACAAAGGGAGGCCTTTCTCTTTATGGCGTAAGACACCGGGGAAGGAACACCGATGGAGCGATTGGAACAAACGTCCCTTCACTAGCCATAGCGGCAAGCACGTCTCCGTCTATCGAAAGAACGAGAAAGGCCACAGCCATGCATCCCGCTAGACAGCCTGCGGTACAATCCCCTCGTCCCTTGAGGAGCGTTGCGACAGGCTCTTCCTCCTGCCAGGCTCAAGGCGAACCGTACGATCAACGGCGCTCACGATCTTCCTCCTCGGATAACAGAAGGGAGCGTGAGGTATGACCATGCTTTCGCCTCAGCAAGTCGCACGGAAGCCGGAGAGCCTCTTACGGAACAAGCCGCTGCGGAAGGCGGTCCTCTCCACAGTCCATCCCTATCGTTATAGCGTCCTCCTCCTCGGGCTGCTCATCACCACCGCTACCCTCATCCCTCTGGTCGTCCCCCTCATCTATCGTCAGGTTATAGACGATCTCGTGGCGGGGCGCTCCTTCGGCCGAATTATGCCCCTGGTCCTCGTCGTCGCCCTCTTGCCGCTTGCGACCGTCGCCTTGACCTACGTCTACACCCACCGCGCCTCCATGCTCGGGCGCAGCATCATCCGCGACCTGCAGATGCAGATGTATCGCGGCCTTGCAGGCATGCCCCTCGAGTTCTTCACCACCCTCAGGGGCGGCGCGGCCGGCGCCCGCCTCACCACCGACGTATCCGGCACCGAACCGCTCTTCACCCGAGTCCTGGTCTCCATCATCGCAAACCTGGTGACGCTCGTCGGAGCCGTCGTCATCTTGATGGTCATAGATATCCGCCTCGCCCTCGTGGTCCTCCTCATCCCGCTGGTATTCAGGCCTGTCGGCAGGACGGAGCAACGTATCAATGAGCTCCTCAGGAGTCAGTACGGCACCGGCACGGATGTCAACACGGCCGCCGAGTCCTTCTTCAGCACGCCCGGCATGACCCTAGCCAGACAGTCCGGGCAGGTTGAAGCCGAGATAACCCGCTTCGGAGCGGTGGCCGAGCGCCTGCGTAGCGTCTCAACCACCTTGGCTGGCTACTTCGCCCGCGCCACTGCCGCCTTTGAGCTGACCTTCGGCATTGTCACCGGCTTGATCTTTGTGATAGGCGCGTGGCTTGTGACCAAGGGCGAAATAACCCTCGGGACCCTCGTTCTTTTCCTGCTCTACATACGCCTCGTTCAGGGTCCGATTACAGCCTTAGGCGGCCTGCGGTGGGAGGCAGTCCGCACCGCGCTCGCCTTCGACCGGGTCTTCGAAGTCCTGCGCGCAACCAAGGAACGCAAAGACCCCGTCAGGGAAGCCTCCACTCCGCCGGTCGCCGCTCCCGCGGATCCCGCGCTGCCCCAGCTCTTCTTCAAGAACGTCTCCTTCCAGTACAGGCGCCCGGAAGACATCGCTATCGTGAGTCTCTCCCAATCCGGCTATACCCAGGCGCCGACAGGCGGCGATGCCCCGGACCGGCTGATACTCCAAGACGTCTCCTTTTCGGCGCGCAACGGAGAAACGGTGGCCGTCGTTGGGGCGTCGGGCGCGGGCAA
This genomic interval carries:
- a CDS encoding ABC transporter ATP-binding protein encodes the protein MTMLSPQQVARKPESLLRNKPLRKAVLSTVHPYRYSVLLLGLLITTATLIPLVVPLIYRQVIDDLVAGRSFGRIMPLVLVVALLPLATVALTYVYTHRASMLGRSIIRDLQMQMYRGLAGMPLEFFTTLRGGAAGARLTTDVSGTEPLFTRVLVSIIANLVTLVGAVVILMVIDIRLALVVLLIPLVFRPVGRTEQRINELLRSQYGTGTDVNTAAESFFSTPGMTLARQSGQVEAEITRFGAVAERLRSVSTTLAGYFARATAAFELTFGIVTGLIFVIGAWLVTKGEITLGTLVLFLLYIRLVQGPITALGGLRWEAVRTALAFDRVFEVLRATKERKDPVREASTPPVAAPADPALPQLFFKNVSFQYRRPEDIAIVSLSQSGYTQAPTGGDAPDRLILQDVSFSARNGETVAVVGASGAGKSTIAFLAAGLYRPTSGDILIGGKKQSDWTQEALARHVALITQDTFVLHDTIRANLAYVRPEAGEQEMKSACEAARLGPLLAALPKGLETIVGERGYRLSGGERQRLAVARALLKEASLIVLDEPTSQLDAETELLIKQTTKELFSSKAVLTIAHRLSTIVDAARILVLHDGRIIEEEMHKELIAKPQGRYALLYRTQVQ